The Hordeum vulgare subsp. vulgare chromosome 7H, MorexV3_pseudomolecules_assembly, whole genome shotgun sequence DNA window TCCCGTAGTCATTTACCCTAACCTAAACAATTTCAAATAATTCGACTAAATATGAGGCTTTGATAATTGGGCTTGAATTAGCTCTGAATGTGGGGTTAGATTCACTCACTATTTATGGTGATTCTTAGTTAGTGATCAACCAACTATTGGGAATTTACATGGTGAAGAAATAAGAATTAATGCCTTACTTCCAACGAGCCAAAATGCTCATGTCCATGTTTGCCGATCTAAATATTCGTCATGTCATAAGAAGTCAAAATAAAAAAGTTGATGCCTTAGCAGGCTTAGCTGCTAGTATGTCATTAGCTTCACATCAAATGATGGACGTCCGTGTTGAAGAATGCAGAATTCTACCTATACTCGCTGAGGAGGAGGAAACGACGACGTCAACTGCAATGACTGCAGATATTTACGAGATTGAAGTTGGAGACTAGCGAAGCCCTTTCCTTGAATACTTACTCTACGGATACTTACTTCTGGACTCCGCAGAAATGTCTAGAGTTCGAAAAAGGTCGGTTCACTATACATGTATAAATGATACCCTATATAGACGTTCCTCCGATGGCATCCTCCTCCGCTGTCTACATGTATAAATGATACCCTATATAAACTATACATGTATAAATGATACCATATATATGCCTAGAAACCGGTTTGGACCTATAGTTTATAACCAAACtgtttaaacccataaccaactatacccaaactgatatcttcacatacccaaaccaaaaccaaactaaaaaaaagCTCAGCCAGTAAAACAtaaaccaatcaaacccaaagtaatAACCGAACCGTTACACTCGGTTTTCTAATAACCAGGTTTATAATGGTCATGGTTATCCGTGTACAATTTTCTGTATGAATTTAAATAAATGTATGCTTTTATTATTAGTAGAGATAACTGCTCCCACGATTGACGGAGGGGTGCTTCAACCCGGTGCGTCCGTCGGCCAAAAGAAAGGACCCATCTCAGCCACATCCCCGACGGCGATTTGGTCAGTATATCACTATGGCCGGCAGTTGACGTCAGGCGCCGGTGATACCCACCGCGTCCGAGTTTTTCCACGCACACCGCGACAATTGACACCACCGCCCAGTTGGTCTTGACCACCCACCTTTACCTTTACCAGTTCACCACCTCGCCCCTCATTTTCTCTGCTCCCCTAAACGCGTCGTGCTCTAGCTGCACAGAAGCGCAAGCAACCTCCTGTCCTCGGTCGCTCTCGTTCACTACCCGCCCCGCCGTACTGCCTCCCGATGTCGCCGGACCCGCCGAAACCGCGCTGCcgcggcagcgacgacgacgattgCCCCTCTCCTCCATCATCCGACCGCAACCGGCACCTGGTCACCCCGCTCGTGGTCACCGCGTTCgtcctcgtcttcctctccctcgcGTCCCTGTCCATCTACTGCTTCGTCCGCCGCAGGAGGCGCCGTCGCCGGCAGCAGTCCCTTCTCGCCGCCGAGGCTGCCAACCCCGGCGTCCAAGGCGACGGCCCCGCGCCCGAGATGGCTGCCGCTGCGACCGCGACCGACGTCGAAGGGGGCGCTCCAGGCCCAGAGGATGAAGAAGTCGTGCACCACGCGTGGCACATCCGCACCGTGGGGCTGGATGAGGCGGCGATCGAGTCCATCGCCCTCACGCGGTACCGCGCCGGCGCGGGCACGACGTTGGGCGGCGCCGCCGACTGCTCCGTCTGCCTCGGCGAGTTCCTGGACGGCGAGCTCCTCCGGTTGCTCCCCAAGTGCGGCCACGCGTTCCACGTCCCCTGCATCGGCACCTGGCTCCGCGCCCACGTAAACTGCCCGCTCTGCCGCGCCGACGTCGTCGTCTTGGACTCGGCGGCCACCGCCGGTTCGGATCCACCTGCCGACGACGCTCACCAGGTTTCCAGCGGCACCGAAACCTCGAATCACGAGCTGCCGGGTCCGGCTCACCGGCAGAATGAGGAGCAGGACCTGCGCGTACAGATCGATCGCCGCAACCGGTCGAGGTCGCCGGAGCCACCGCGCAGGAGGATGCAGAATTTTCGTCGCGTGGCTTCCATGGACTCGTCGGTGGTGTCCGCCCGGGCCGGGCTGGTTCCTCAAGACAAGCGGAGCAGTACAGAAAACCAGGGGAACGGCGAGGTGCCATCGGGCTCTGGGCGTTTGCCGCATGTGTCCGGCGGTGGCCGGTGGTCTCTCGTCTCGCGACATCGCCGGACGAGCAGTTCCTTGCTCCCGTCTTGACTGCCCGGAAATATTCCATGGGCCGCGAGAGCTCGTTCGTGTGCTTGAGCAGTGCCGGTGCTATGGTTATGCTTCAGTGTACAGAGGTTTTGCAAACTCAGAATGCACGGATCATGTGTGAAATTCAGATATAATGTCGGAACTTTGTTTTTTGAGAGAGACTCGGAGACTGTTGGTCTGCTGCCATGCCAGGCCGTTGCGGTCGCCAATCATCCCTCCtagactttttagagattttaatatGAACTACGTATATATAAATGTAAGTGAATTTACTTTGAAATACGTCTAACTACATCTGTATGTATTAGTTacaaaaatctttaaaaagacttatattttgaaAATAAGGAAGTACGACCCATCTGTAATGCATTCCCTCTGGTCTTAGgctctgtttggaaccataatagattatgataatctggattataaagataaattatataatctggtttataaaaataatctaggtgaacatgttcagaggccagattatataaactgtaatccaggttttatattgcataatgacctgtctatcctttgttttttttaaagaggAGGGTAGCGGTGGTAGAAATgttattatctccaactttacaagggtaatgggtcattagcaatccataatctgattttagctggtatagagtagattatgagtttttagtaatctatccatctagtttttataatctacactataagttgtcctgtttggaaacataatagattataaaaactgaattatataatctggatgGTTCCAAACAGAGCCTTAGTAGTCTGTACTCGTTCATCCGTCTGTGGTCATGTAGTGCTGCCATCATTGTCCATTCGTAACATATTCGGGCGAGATTTGATTGGCATTGTGTGCATCCATCAGCTTTTGTATTTATACTATTCATCTGTcgtttagagcaagtacaataagataCGGTCAGCAGGCtggaaggattaaaatactatatttttgctgagtttgatgagagagaagaggagaaagacgggaagcggactcttcgtgaagagccagctctagcacgtgctcctaggtgctttgtgagaatgaaagatgagtcatatatgataaaaatagtactcttttatagctaactattgtacaagctagctataagacggGCTATAatactgcttatagccagcagttggctatactattaagcaTGCTCTCATGGATGTGTTTGCTTGCTTGAATTTGGCCATACCAACCTTGGGGATGCAAAACGAGTATCCTCGGCTGCATGGGCTGCATTTTCGGTGGCCCACAATACAATTAAAACAGCTCGCGTCCTAGCTGAAGAGGAACCCTAGTCCTATTACGTATCATAAGCGCCGGTTATAGGGGGATATCCGATATGAAGTCCGGCAAACGCAGAGGGGCGCGATCAACTGGTCCGGCCCATCCCTCTGCAGGCAGTTtcggtttttctttttttgtcttttttctgtttctttttttgtatttttttccttttcctttttctgtttctgtttatttttttccttttttctatggttatttttaaaaactaaattCATGTTTGGAAAATTTTTATGAAATTCAGAAAGTGCTCTTGCATTTTACAAAAGTGTTTTAAGTTTAAAATAATTCccccttttaaaaaaaaattcataattcaaaaaatattcgggATTGTCAAAAAAGGTCggcattttcaaaaaatgttcttgatttttaaAAAACGATCccatgtttcaaaaaatgttatagtttcattttccttttttttccttcacttttgttcctttttttccttttcttatttttttacattttctaaattttcttttgaattgcaaAAAACATTCTCGTGTACAAAATTTTGTTCAAAATGTATATTTAAATCTTCCTGCTTCCAAAATGTGTTCATATTTTCAAACAATATTCTCCTAATCAGAAAATTgcacgaattttaaaaaaatgttaattCTTTCATAAATTGTTCacaattttaaaaaattgttcttgttttcaattatttataaaaaatgttcctgttttacgAAGAATGTTTcacttttttcaaaatttgtcGACAAATTTAAAACGTGTTCAAATTTTGCTCgccaattcaaaaaatattcatgattttaaaATGGCCGGGAAGTTTATAAAATGTTCTTCGTTTTCTAGAAAATGTTTGCCATTTCAGAAAACGTacgtaagttcaaaaaatgtatCTGTTTTAAAAAGTGTACATAAGTAAAAAAATGTTCCCGTTTTAAAAACTGTTTACAAATTTCAAAGAATGTCTTTTTCACAAAAATagtttttagaaaaatgtttttgCTTTTTACAAAAAATTTCcagattttcaaaaaaatgttctagattttcTAAAATATGTTTCAAAAAGGTTGTTGTTTTttgaaatttgttctcaaaattcaaataaattttatattttcaaaattttcttcttccacatgggtgcatgtccgtcagcgtcattcggaacagattgtccgTCAGGATCCTTTCCAAAAATTaattttaaatccttgaccatatgaagtatatgatcacctACGGTGGTGAGGCTTCTTCcgatgatctgcctcacctttgaaatgcttgccttcttttcttaagagatgcttgattGGAAGAAATCAACGATGTCCTAGGTACACATTtttcttacatttatccaattATATACTTTTGGTATtgtctaaacagtgcgtgcatgtgtggtatctccttgtttgtttgtcctgaaaggttataagagcaggccaatcgttgatggttataaataacaatgctcgtaggtcaaattcttgttgtttgtgctcatcccacacacatacacctttgatatcccacaactataaaatttcttcaactaatggccttaggtacacatcaatgtcgttgccaggttgcttggggccttggatgagcactcgcatcataatgaacttccgcttcatgcataaccaaggaggaaggttatagatacatagagtcaaggATGAGGTGCTATGGTtgttgctctgctccccaaaaggattaatgtcatctccacttaaaccaaaccaatagTTCCTTGCGTAatctgcaaagtccggccactctctctcgagtttcctccactgcgacccatcaacgTGTACTCTCAACTTTCCGTCTTTCTTatgctcgtctttgtgccattgCATCATCTTGGcgtgctctttgttttggaacaaacgtttcaaccgtggtattataggagcataccacatcaccttggcaggaatcctctTCTTGAGGCGCTGGTCCTCAATATCGTCACCAAGGTCATCGTGGTCGATCTTATAGCGCAACGCACCGCATActgggcatgcattcaaattcttgtactcctcaccgcggtagaggatgcactcattagggcatgcatgtatcttctgcacctctaatcctatagggcagatagccttctttgcttcgtacgtactatcGGGCAATTCGTTGTCCTTTGAAAGCATCTTTTTTAACattttcagcaacttttcaaaacccttgtcagatacaccattctctgccACCCATtatagcaattccagtgtggtcccCAGCTTCTTCTTGTCACCTTCGTAATTTGGGaacaacaatttcttgtgatcctctaacatgcgttgCAACTTTAGGTTCTCCTTTTCACACGCGCAGTTTCTCTTTGCATTagcaatggcccgaccaagatcattaGGGTCCAACAGTTATACCCGGACATGAAACCGGACGTAAACAGATGGATGTGAGtgactcttgacttagagtaagtATTATCATTCTTACACACAACACATGGACAAGACATAAAACCATCTCGCTGCTTTGCCTCAGCCGCACGCGgaaaactctgcaagccatcaatgaactggggagagcgtcggtcatcgtacatccattgacggttcatcttcattacacaagaccaaaaataaaaaattaatacAAGTTTACACATAAAGTttatacacacttattctcattaAACAAAATACAAGAGTTTCTacctaaagcatttaaatgcaacaacaaatgagatcaagatcgcaactaaggtaacaattgatccaacaacatagtgaTACCAAGCTTCTTTATTAAGGGCTTATTTTCTAatccttctaatcttcaagcgcattgcatccatcttgatcttgtgatcatcgacaacatcggcaacatacaactccaatttcatcttctcttcttcaattcttttcaatttttctttcaaatagtcattttctttttcaactaaatttaacttctcgacaagagggtcggttgcaatttcctcttcacatacctcctagataaaaatatctatgtcaacttgatgggtataattgtcatataaacgagaaatgcaacaaatagttataaaagagaatatacaACATTTGAATCATAAACTGGATGAGGACCGACGGGGACGGatggcactatgtataacaaacaatcatacagaTAAGAAAACTAtataaatcatacaaataagacGTTTGtggaataaaaaggataagaacaagaggatcaccaaggtggCACCGACGACGAGACagtgcgggcgatcgacggtggttaggacggggacgggaaggcactaagtaaaccacacatacacgtatgcaaactaagaagttaatttgagctcatatTGGATATAAATCAAACAAACTctcacataattactcccaaactaaaacccacaaatcactataattatagagcattgcaccagctaatctagcaatgagagatgaaaggataaagttgctaacctttatgAACACTTGGATGAATGGGGTGCCTAAAATCTTGACAAATCTAGGAAGAAAATGAGGATGAACCAGGGCAAGGGAAGAGAACAGATGAGAGAAAGGGGAAAACAAAGAACTTAGGCTCGGGCTGGACGAAGCACTATTTATAGTGATACTTTTAGTCCCGATTGgcgatacaaaccgggactaaagatctatctctagtcccggtttgtattaccaaccgggactaatggccctcaCAGGTGCCCCAGCCTGACAAAACCCTGCCAccaaccctttagtcctggttggtaacaccaaccgtgaCTAGAAGTTCTTAATAAACAGGGACTAAAGCCTAGCCTCATGAACCAGGACTAGTggcagcattagtcccggttcaaaagcaAATCGGGACTAATGCTTCAAaccaaagccttgttttctactAATGATTGACAACAGGGTATTGCTCTTGTGGTGGATACTCGTGTGTACCCTTAGGAACATATCATATCACGGAGAATGGAACCGAGGAAGAATCAATACATGGAAGTGCAAaaaaatgatgcatgatcatgacatggcaaAATGATGTCAATTGAGCTAATGCAACTAGCAACCAGATTAGATGGAGTTGGTTTGAAATTCATATGTGGTAGCTCATATGCCTATTAATTCATTTGACCTAATCAGCAGGTATAACTTGTTCGCACATGCATGAAATTGGTACCAATGGAtagattgaatttttctgatcataacTCATATATAAATTATCTTCATGTGAGTTATGCTTGATTTTATATGAATTTTTAAATTTTGTCTCATGTTCTGAAATTTTAAAATCATTTTTGAATTAGAATTAATCCATAAAAGGATTACTGCATCAACATTGTGTCAGGGTGGCATCAGCTGGTCAACTCAGCTGGTCCAGGTCAAACTTGACCGGTGGGTCCCGCATGACAAAGGCACATTGCTTATTGGAGCGCGTCCAAGCCAGCTCACCGCGAGCTCCAGTGCGGTGATAAGGGTGCCACGGCGCCGTGCTGATTCGCTCGTCGTCGGCCGGATATAAATAGCCGCGGCCCGGAGCCTCCCGAGCACCCTCGCCTATCCCAGTCCCCTTCCCCCTCCCTTCGTTTTTCCCCTGCATCCTTGCCCGCTCGATTCCATCGCCGGAGCCCTCTAATCGACCGGAGCCGCCGCCCTCATCCAAGACGTGGAGCCCCACCTCCGGCCGTCCCCAGCAGTGTCCGAGACCTCCACTGGACGCGGCGCTCGCCAGCGTGCCCATCCGTCCGCTCGCCTGCCGGAAAAGGCCACCGGAGTGCCGAAATCATGTCGGAGCCGAGGCTCCTGCTGCTGCCATCGGGGGagcggggaggaggaagaagaagagaaggagggaggagagagaggacgagGCGGACCCCGCAAGTCAGTGACCCAGCCTATCCAGTGACATGGATAAGTGGAAGCGTATTCTCAGGAATACGCTTTCGCTTCTGGAAAGCGTATTCTCCCTGATGCGCGACCAGCTGCGCTGTCAGGGACCCGGTTGTGATTCCAATGCCCATGTCTTTGTCTCGTCGAGCCCttctgttgggtaacatagcataaattcaaaattttcctacgcatattcagatcttcctatggagagaccagcaacgagagagggataagagcatcttcatacctttgaagatcgctaagcggaagcgttgctagaacgcggttgatggagtcgtactcggagcgattccgatctagtgccgaaccacggcacgtctgcgttcaacacacgtgcagcccggtgacgtctcccacaccttgatccagcaaggaggaggaagaggttggggaagaactccagcagcacgacggcatggtgtcgatggagagacgaggtctcccggcagggcttcgccaagcaccggcagagaggaggagaaagaagagcagggctgcgccgagggagagggacaagtctatctctcaatggccaaaagtgcccactatatatagggggaggggagagggggtgccacccctagggttcccacccaagggggtgcggcagcccccccagatgggaggtgcggcggccagaagggggaggagggggtggcgcaccaactggtgggccttaggcccacctagcttagggtttcccccctttctctcccttgcgcaatgggctgagtggggaggcgtaccagcccacctaggggctggttcccacccccacttggcccaccttacctcccggggtcgttgccccccttcagtggtcccccggggccacctccggtagtcccggtacattaccggtgacgcccgaaacacttccggtgtccaaaaccatccgtcctatatatcaatctttacctccggaccattccggagctcctcgtgacgtccgggatctcatccgggactccgaacaactttcggtaacctcatatagtaattccctataaccctagcgtcatcgaaccttaagtgtgtagaccctacgggttggggagacaggcagacatgaccgacacacctctctggccaataaccatcagcggggtctggatacccatggtggatctcatcggatgaaccacgatgtcaaggattcaatcaatcccgtatacgattccctttgtctgtcggtatagaacttgcccgagattcgatcgtcggtatacctatacgttgttcaatctcgttaccggtaagtctctttactcgttccgtagcacatcatcgtgtgactaactccttagtcacattgagctcatgatgatgttctatcgagtgggcccagagatacctctccgtcacacggagtgacaaatcccgatctcgattcgtaccaacccaacagacactttcggaggtacccgtagtgcacctttatagtcacccagttacgttgtgacgcttgatacacccaaagcactcctacggtatccgggagttgcacaatctcacggtcgaaggaaaagatacttgacattagaaaagcattagcatacgaacaatacgatctagtgctaggcttaggattgggtcttgtccatcacatcattctcccaatgatgtgatcccgttatcaatgacatctaatgcccatgatcaggaaaccatgatcatctattgactaacgagctagccaactagaggcttgctagggacacattgtgatctatttattcacacatgtattgttgtttcctgttaatacaattatagcatgaacaatagacgattatcatgaacaaggaaatatgataataaccatattattattgcctctagggcatatttccaacagtctcccacttgcactagagtcaataatctagttacattgtgatgtatcgaacacgcatagcattatggtgttgatcatgttttgctcgtggaagaggtttagtcaacgggtctgcaatattcagatccgtgtgtactttacaaatatctatcactccactctggacatggtcctatatggagttgtagcggcgtttgatgtgcttcgtcttccggtgaaacctgggctccttggctatggcaatggctccagtgttatcacagaagagtgtcataggacccgacgcgcttggaaccactccaaggtcggtgatgagctccttcatccaaattccttcatgagccgcttctgaagcagctatgtactccgcttcacatgtagatgctgccacgacttcttgcttgctgctgcaccagctcactgccccaccatttaaaacatatacgtatccggtctgtgacgtagagtcatccggatctgtgtcgaagctagcgtcgacgtaaccctttatgacgagctcttcgtcacctccataaacgagaaacatttccttagtccttttcaggtacttaaggatattcttgaccgttgtccagtgttccatacctggatcactttggtacctccctaccaaacttatggcaaggtttacatcaggtctggtacacaacatggcatacattagagagcccacggctgaagcgtaggggacataactcatcttctctctatctgctgccgtggtcggcgactgagtcttactcaatctcataccttgcaaaactggcaagaaccctttctttgagttttccatattgaacttcttcaatatcttgtcaaggtatgtactttgcgaaagacctatgaggcgtctcgatctatctctatagatcttgatgcctaatatgcatgcagcttctccaaggtccttcattgaaaaactcttgttcaaataggcctttatgctctccaacatctctatattattccccatcaataatatgtcatccacatacagtatgaggaaagctacagagctcccactcactttcttgtacagacaagcttctccataaacctgtatgaacccaaacactttaatcacctcattaaagagaatgttccaacttcgagatgcttgcaccagcccatagatggagcgatggagcttgcacactttgttagcacccttagggtcgacaaaaccttctggttgcatcatatacaactcttccttaaggttcccgttaaggaacgttgttttgacgtccatttgccaaatttcataatcataaaaggcggcaattgctaacatgattcggactgatttcagcttcgctacgggagagaaagtctcttcatagtcaactccttgaatttgtcaaaaaccctttgcgacaagtcgagctttgtaaacggttacattaccgtttgcatcagtcttcttcttgaaggtccatttattttctatggctcgccggtcatcgggcaagtccaccaaagtccatactttgttctcatacatggatcctatctcggatttcatagcctcaagccatttgttggaatccgggcctgccatcgcttcttcatagttcgaaggttcactgttgtctaacaacatgatttccatcacagggttgctgtaccactctggtgcggagcgtgcccttgtggaccttcgtggttcagtagtaacttgatccgaagcttcatgatcatcatcattaacttcctcttcagtcggtgtaggcgccagaggaacaacttcccgcgctgcgctagtatcctgttcgagagggggtgtaattacctcatcaagttctaccttcctcccacttacttctttcgagagaaactctttctctagaaaggatcctttcttggcaacaaaggttttaccttcggatctaagatagaaggtatacccaatagtttccttagggtatcctatgaatacgcatttctccgctttgggttcgagcttttctggttgaagtttcttcacataagcatcgcagccccaaactttaggaaacgacaacttaggtttcttgccaaaccatagttcatacggtgtcgtctcaacggatttagaaggtgccctatttaaagtaaatgctgcagtttctaatgcgtatccccaaaatgatagcggtaaatcggtaagagacatcatagatcgtaccatatctaataaagtgcgattacgacgttcagacactccgttgcgttgcggtgtgccaggcggcgtcagttgtgaaacgattccacacttccttaggtgtgtgccaaactcgtgactcaaatattctcctccacgatcagatcgtagacatttaatttttctgtcacgttgattctcaacctcactctgaaattccttgaacttttgaaacgtctcagatttgttcttcatcaagtagatatacccatacctactcaaatcatcggtgagagtgagaacataacgataaccaccgcgagcttcaacgttcattggaccacacacatcagtatgtattatttccaataagtcggttgctctctccattattcctgagaatggagtcttagtcatcttgcccatgaggcacggttcgcatgtgtcaaatgattcaacgtcaagagactctaatagtccatcagtatggagcttcttcatgcgcttaacgccgatatgaccaaggcggcagtgccacaagtatgtgggactatcattatcaactttacatcttttggtactcatactatgaatatgtgtaacatcacgatcgagattcatcaagaataaaccattcaccagcggagcctgaccataaaacatattactcatataaatagaacaaccattattctctgacttaaatgagtagccgtctcgcattaagcaagaccctgatacaatgttcatgcttaaagctggtactaaataacaattattaaggtttaaaactaaccccgatggtagatgtagaggtagcgtgccgacggcgatcacatcgacctttgaagcattcctgacgcgcatcgtcacctcgtccttggccagtctccgcttattccgcagttcctgctttgagttgca harbors:
- the LOC123411554 gene encoding E3 ubiquitin-protein ligase RING1-like → MSPDPPKPRCRGSDDDDCPSPPSSDRNRHLVTPLVVTAFVLVFLSLASLSIYCFVRRRRRRRRQQSLLAAEAANPGVQGDGPAPEMAAAATATDVEGGAPGPEDEEVVHHAWHIRTVGLDEAAIESIALTRYRAGAGTTLGGAADCSVCLGEFLDGELLRLLPKCGHAFHVPCIGTWLRAHVNCPLCRADVVVLDSAATAGSDPPADDAHQVSSGTETSNHELPGPAHRQNEEQDLRVQIDRRNRSRSPEPPRRRMQNFRRVASMDSSVVSARAGLVPQDKRSSTENQGNGEVPSGSGRLPHVSGGGRWSLVSRHRRTSSSLLPS